TTGATCTGCTTGGCCGCCTCGGCGCTGCGCTGGGCCAGCAAGCGCACTTCCGAAGCCACGACCGCGAAACTGCGGCCCTGCTCGCCCGCACGCGCCGCCTCCACCGCCGCGTTGAGCGCCAGGATGTTGGTCTGGAAGGCGATGCCATCAATGAGCTGGGTGATGTCGCCGATGCGGCGCGACGCTTCGCTGATGCCCTGCATGGTCGCCACCACCTGGCCCACGGCCTGGCCACCGCGTGCGGCCACCGCCGCCGCGCCCTGCACCAGCGCGTCGGCACGGCCTGCGGCATCGGCGTTGCGGCCAACGGTGTCGGTCAGTTCGTGCATCGACGCGGCCGTTTCTTCCAGGTTGGCCGCCTGCTGTTCGGTGCGCTGGGAAAGGTCATGGTGGCCGGCGACGATCTCGCCCACACCGACATCCAGCCGCGAGGTAGCCTGCTGGATACGGGTGACGATGCGGCCGAGCTGGCCGACGGTGGCATTGGCATCGTCGCGCATGCGCGCGAACACGCCCTGCAGGTCACCTTCCATGCGCACGCTCAGGTCACCCCGCGCCAACGCCGCCAGCAACGCCTGCAGGTCGCCCAGATTGGTTTCAAAGGTGGACAGCAGGTGGTTGATGCTGGTGGACAGGGTGCGCACGAAGCCCTGCTTGCCGTCCAGTGCGATACGCCCCTGCAGTTCGCCGTGTGCGGCGGCATCAACCAGCGCCGCCACTTCGGTTTCCAGCAGGGTTTCCAGGGCCCGGCTGCGCCACTCCACAGCGACGCCGAGGAAGTGACCCTCGTCGATGATGGCGTTGGCGATCAGTTGATAGCGCACCCCAAGGTGATGGATCTCGCGCTCTTCGCGATGACGCACGCCCACCAGCCTGGGCATCGCCGGATGCAGATGCACGGCGTCGCTGCCGACCAGGCTGGCGGCGTCCATGTCCAGCAGTTGCAGCAGCGCGGGGTTGGCATAGGCCACCTGCCCTTCGGCATCGACCACCATCAGCCCGGTCTGTGCGCTGTCCAGCGCCTGGCGCACGCGGGTGTTGCCTCGGGCTGCCGCGCGTTCGTCCGCGATGCGCGCGCGCAGGCGCTGCTGCATGTCGATCAGGCGCTGTGCCAGCTGGCCGATCTCATCGTTGGCATTGTGCACGCGCAGCGTGGTGTCGAGGCGATCATCGGCGATGTCACTGGCAAAGCGCAGGGTGTCCTGGATGGGACGGCGCACGGCGCGCAGCACCAGCACCAGACTGGTGATCAGCACGCCCGCCACCAGCGCCAGCGTTGCGACGAACAGCACGCTCATGGTGCGTGCACCGGCCTGCTGGCGTGCCTGTGCCTGCGCCAGCGCCTGTACCTGCGCGCCCTGGAACGCGGCCAGTGCTGGCGCAACGCCTGCAGCGGTCTCCAGCAGCGATTGTGCCTCCACATCCAGGCCGACGCGGGCGGCGGTATAGCCCAGCAGCGCCGCCTGGTAGGCGTCCATGTCGGCACGCAGCTGCTCCTGCGCCTGCGACGGCAATCCGGCCAGGGCCAGATCGAAGGGCAGCTTCTCCTCGCTGGCGCGGTCGGCGTGGGTGGAGTCGCCATCGAGCAGCAGCAAGGCTTCCTGCCGGCGCATCTTCTGCACGTACAGTTCCAGCGCCGGACGCTGCAGCGCGGCCACGTTTGCCTGCAGCGCGTCGGCGGCCTGCTGCAGCTGCGCGGCCAGGCCGGCATCGCCGCGCCCCATTTCATCCACCCGCTCGAACAGGGCGGCGATGCCCTGCGAGAACCCATCCACCGCCTCTGCCAGGGACTGCAGGGCCGTGCGCTGGCCCGCACTCATCGGCATGGCACGCAGTGCCTGCAGGTCGCGCTTCAGTGCCTGCTGGGTGGCCAGCAGTGCATTGCGGTCGGCATCATCGAAACTGCGCGCATACTGTGTCTGCAGGCGGCGCGCTTCCGCCACGCGGGTGGCCAGCGCGGCCGCCAGATCGCTGCCCTGCTGGTAGCTGGCCTGGGTGCGGGCTGCCTGCGCGCTGGCATGGCCGGTCCAGGCGTGGACGCCGGCAATGGCCACCAGGCCCAGGCCGCAGACCCACAGCGTGGCCTTCAGTCTGGACCCTACGCTGAGCCGGTGCGGCTGCAGCCAGCGCAACAGGTCAGGAAACGCCGAGCGCAGCCCGTCCAGGCGGGTGCGCAGGGACCGGAGGCGAACAACCGCGGTCGACATGACTGACTCCAGGCGAAAGGACGCACCTGTATCGGCCTGGCTGGACAGGACTTTAGCCCTGCGTTTCGATCACGGCTGCGGTGCGCGCGATCACCGCCGTTGTACCGGCCGCAGGCGACGGCGCGATGACACCGGCCGCCCACCCTTGACCTCAACCCCGGTTGCGGTTGCACAGTGGGTGCCCCTGCCCCGCCCTGCCTGGTGCCGCCATGACCACGCTCGATATCCCCCGGTACCTGCAGCGTCTGCGGCTGCAGGACGCGCCACCGGCAACCCTGGCCGGCTTGAGGCTGCTGCAGCAGCGCCACAACGCCCACGTGCCGTTCGAGACACTGGCCTGCCTGCTGCGCGATGCGGTGCCGATTGATCTGGACAGCGTGCAGCGCAAGTTGCTGGATGCGCAGCGCGGCGGCTACTGCTTCGAGCTCAATGGCGCCTTTGTTGCCCTGCTCCAGGCGCTGGGCTTCGACGCCCATGCGCTGAGTGCGCGCATAC
Above is a genomic segment from Stenotrophomonas sp. ESTM1D_MKCIP4_1 containing:
- a CDS encoding methyl-accepting chemotaxis protein; translation: MSTAVVRLRSLRTRLDGLRSAFPDLLRWLQPHRLSVGSRLKATLWVCGLGLVAIAGVHAWTGHASAQAARTQASYQQGSDLAAALATRVAEARRLQTQYARSFDDADRNALLATQQALKRDLQALRAMPMSAGQRTALQSLAEAVDGFSQGIAALFERVDEMGRGDAGLAAQLQQAADALQANVAALQRPALELYVQKMRRQEALLLLDGDSTHADRASEEKLPFDLALAGLPSQAQEQLRADMDAYQAALLGYTAARVGLDVEAQSLLETAAGVAPALAAFQGAQVQALAQAQARQQAGARTMSVLFVATLALVAGVLITSLVLVLRAVRRPIQDTLRFASDIADDRLDTTLRVHNANDEIGQLAQRLIDMQQRLRARIADERAAARGNTRVRQALDSAQTGLMVVDAEGQVAYANPALLQLLDMDAASLVGSDAVHLHPAMPRLVGVRHREEREIHHLGVRYQLIANAIIDEGHFLGVAVEWRSRALETLLETEVAALVDAAAHGELQGRIALDGKQGFVRTLSTSINHLLSTFETNLGDLQALLAALARGDLSVRMEGDLQGVFARMRDDANATVGQLGRIVTRIQQATSRLDVGVGEIVAGHHDLSQRTEQQAANLEETAASMHELTDTVGRNADAAGRADALVQGAAAVAARGGQAVGQVVATMQGISEASRRIGDITQLIDGIAFQTNILALNAAVEAARAGEQGRSFAVVASEVRLLAQRSAEAAKQIKGLIEDSVARVGQGNVQAEQAGTTMGEIVGSVQQLAELLAAIRSASHDQHAGIAQVNQTIVQMESSTQRNASLVEEAGASTAHMQAQVQALAEAVSAFRLQPERRPRVAA